A region of Candidatus Binatia bacterium DNA encodes the following proteins:
- a CDS encoding dynamin family protein — translation MEARPADPSLAGSLRALRDALDPLSPGLPEAAAAIDLLQRDLLPRTAGGEPYLVVGIVGPNNAGKSALLNALVGRDVSPSLPAGGVTRRLVGAAHPDLLRRLTTEPALARFRFRPVPPGATTTVADVAVGADPTELLVATEPGLPPTLLPIDAPDFDSILADNRLVSESLLAVADLIVAVVTRHSYQNREVVLFLERWLAHGRPWLLVYNESIDDDVTRAHAAKLAADLGTAPLALFAAAHDLAIQRGTARLHPVEIGLDQASGTRRTLRQYLGALETVATLKASAFRAALERLHERVGAVVAALTAGTRRAQALLDAAGEHTFGAGSRIAAAAMPAGPFIEAFRAVLDRRSNPLSRSWRNGLRQLRLAVESVPAWLRGTRHTGTENMTQALAACEREELRRVWPGFWEELVRDLGPEARHPARRGLPAAVGELLDADLADGRSGAACTQADDELLTAPVDTAAFQSACEGLVETAIAERGFDLDIQVAADIATVLPLALAAAVIVKTGGLGTDLAAAGGGALSTFVMEKYAHVLGSGVMADARRRWAEMRGRQLSNLIAAAALPATVPRLRAAAERDGKTALQIEALAAQCRLQATEGVET, via the coding sequence ATGGAGGCGAGGCCTGCCGACCCGAGCCTGGCGGGTTCGCTGCGCGCCCTCCGCGACGCTCTCGATCCGCTGTCACCCGGGCTCCCCGAAGCCGCGGCAGCAATCGATCTCCTGCAGCGCGACCTCCTGCCCCGCACGGCGGGGGGCGAACCTTACCTGGTGGTTGGCATCGTCGGACCCAACAACGCCGGCAAGTCCGCCCTGCTCAACGCCCTGGTCGGACGGGACGTCAGTCCGTCGCTGCCCGCCGGTGGGGTAACGCGCCGCCTCGTGGGCGCAGCACACCCGGACCTCCTTCGACGACTCACGACCGAGCCCGCACTGGCGCGCTTTCGCTTCCGGCCCGTCCCGCCGGGCGCAACGACAACCGTGGCAGATGTCGCGGTCGGAGCGGACCCGACGGAGCTGCTGGTGGCCACCGAACCGGGCCTGCCGCCGACCTTGCTCCCGATCGACGCCCCTGACTTCGACAGCATACTGGCGGACAACCGGCTGGTGAGCGAGTCGTTACTTGCCGTCGCCGACCTGATCGTCGCCGTCGTCACGCGACATTCCTATCAAAACCGCGAGGTGGTCCTGTTTCTCGAGCGCTGGCTGGCGCACGGGCGCCCCTGGCTGCTGGTCTACAACGAATCCATAGACGACGACGTCACCCGAGCCCATGCCGCCAAACTGGCTGCCGATCTCGGCACGGCGCCGCTCGCCCTGTTCGCGGCCGCGCACGACCTGGCCATCCAGCGTGGCACGGCCCGCCTTCACCCGGTGGAAATCGGTCTCGACCAGGCGAGCGGGACGCGACGCACCCTGCGCCAGTACCTTGGTGCGCTCGAAACCGTCGCCACCCTCAAGGCAAGTGCGTTTCGCGCGGCGCTGGAGCGACTGCACGAACGCGTCGGCGCGGTGGTTGCCGCCCTGACCGCCGGCACCCGCCGGGCTCAGGCACTTCTCGACGCCGCCGGCGAACACACTTTCGGCGCCGGCAGCCGCATTGCGGCCGCCGCCATGCCGGCGGGTCCCTTCATCGAAGCCTTTCGCGCCGTCCTCGATCGGCGCAGCAACCCTTTGAGCCGTTCGTGGCGCAACGGATTGCGCCAGTTGCGCCTTGCCGTCGAGAGCGTTCCGGCCTGGTTGCGCGGCACGCGGCACACGGGGACGGAAAACATGACGCAGGCTCTCGCCGCTTGCGAGCGTGAGGAGTTGCGGCGCGTCTGGCCGGGCTTCTGGGAGGAACTCGTACGCGATCTGGGTCCCGAGGCGCGGCACCCGGCTCGGCGGGGCCTCCCGGCCGCGGTCGGCGAGCTCCTCGACGCGGACCTTGCCGACGGACGGAGCGGCGCCGCCTGCACGCAGGCGGACGATGAACTGCTGACCGCGCCGGTCGACACCGCGGCCTTTCAGTCGGCGTGCGAGGGGCTCGTCGAAACCGCGATCGCGGAGCGCGGCTTCGATCTCGACATTCAGGTCGCGGCGGACATCGCAACCGTGCTGCCGCTGGCGCTGGCGGCAGCGGTTATCGTCAAGACCGGGGGCCTGGGCACCGACCTCGCCGCCGCCGGCGGCGGCGCTCTCAGCACGTTCGTCATGGAGAAGTACGCCCACGTGCTCGGTAGCGGCGTAATGGCCGATGCCCGCCGGCGTTGGGCCGAGATGCGCGGGCGTCAACTCTCCAACTTGATTGCGGCGGCCGCCCTCCCGGCAACCGTGCCGCGGCTACGCGCCGCCGCCGAGCGCGACGGCAAGACTGCCTTGCAGATCGAGGCCCTGGCGGCGCAGTGCAGACTGCAAGCTACAGAGGGAGTAGAAACGTGA
- a CDS encoding dynamin family protein has protein sequence MTDLAPPALLPTLRGLRDRVHADVDRVTGLRAVVGRRPEIDDLLTDIDRQLERLDDVAVITLVGATGAGKSTLLNALAGRTIAEEGVDRPTTRRPTIYAPAEADVGRLLAAAAAAAPEIGVDRVAQIVRHQSPGPWAAHVLVDAPDINGLDRSHRAVVNALAQRSDVLLVVLHHQSVVEAAAVSFLDAFAERRRMVFILNRSDELTPEARAALLEQVRTLATARFAVPEAQVVALSARDARNTPGTTEWVAFRAVLDRLTREPAVRTARRLNALGGAARLARVFDAARDDVAPDLAALPDEVADGLGAIARRAGDEVSVRAELQRSDLTALLCLEVARRWDGPVGWALRTGGPTALGLGTAGLLLRRHPLAAAGAAAGALAAGRADTARRNERLADARPLTPAPLDLETWYIEALAPARLRSARLTGTPNAFALPPLATVRNRIAAAVEHAWTQVVDVNLPTLAAHPAWRLARWPLDAPVYAFLAWMLYRVGAGFVAGTYAGVDFLLNAALLLAAYLLAVRAGTRAALGRRAASLARHVAGRARSALDADAAQARSATRERVGEARAALDRLCSLPELWRAELGSG, from the coding sequence GTGACCGATCTCGCCCCGCCGGCACTTCTCCCCACGCTGCGCGGTCTGCGCGACAGGGTTCACGCCGACGTCGATCGCGTAACCGGACTGCGGGCCGTCGTCGGCCGCCGCCCGGAGATCGACGACCTGCTCACCGACATCGATCGCCAGCTCGAACGGCTCGACGACGTGGCCGTGATTACACTGGTCGGGGCGACGGGAGCCGGGAAGTCCACTTTACTCAACGCGCTCGCCGGTCGGACCATCGCCGAAGAGGGTGTGGATCGACCGACGACGCGGCGGCCTACCATATACGCCCCCGCGGAAGCCGACGTCGGCAGGCTGCTCGCCGCGGCGGCAGCGGCTGCCCCGGAAATCGGTGTCGACCGTGTCGCTCAGATCGTGCGGCACCAGTCGCCGGGCCCGTGGGCTGCGCATGTGCTCGTGGACGCGCCCGACATCAACGGCCTCGACCGTTCACACCGTGCCGTCGTCAACGCGCTGGCCCAGCGCAGCGACGTCCTGCTGGTCGTGCTGCATCATCAATCGGTCGTCGAAGCCGCCGCCGTGTCGTTTCTCGACGCCTTCGCAGAGCGGCGGCGCATGGTGTTCATATTGAACCGCAGCGACGAGCTGACCCCGGAGGCACGCGCCGCACTGCTCGAACAGGTGCGGACCTTGGCCACTGCGCGCTTCGCCGTTCCGGAGGCCCAGGTCGTGGCTCTGAGCGCTAGAGACGCAAGAAACACGCCTGGCACAACGGAGTGGGTCGCCTTCCGCGCCGTTCTCGATCGACTGACGCGGGAACCGGCGGTGCGCACGGCACGACGACTCAATGCACTCGGAGGCGCCGCGCGGCTGGCGCGGGTCTTCGACGCCGCACGTGACGACGTCGCGCCGGATCTGGCGGCACTGCCGGACGAAGTCGCCGACGGGCTCGGCGCTATCGCCCGCCGCGCCGGGGACGAAGTCTCTGTCCGCGCCGAACTGCAACGCTCCGATCTCACCGCCCTGCTCTGCCTCGAAGTCGCCCGTCGCTGGGACGGGCCGGTCGGCTGGGCGCTGCGAACGGGAGGTCCGACCGCCCTCGGACTCGGCACGGCGGGACTCCTGTTGCGACGGCATCCCCTCGCTGCGGCGGGCGCAGCCGCGGGGGCCCTCGCCGCCGGGCGCGCCGACACGGCGCGCCGCAACGAAAGGCTGGCCGACGCGCGCCCACTGACCCCGGCGCCGCTGGACCTGGAAACCTGGTACATCGAGGCCCTGGCACCGGCGCGCCTGCGCAGCGCTCGGCTCACCGGCACCCCCAACGCCTTTGCCCTGCCGCCGCTGGCCACGGTCCGGAACCGCATAGCCGCGGCGGTCGAGCACGCGTGGACGCAGGTCGTAGACGTCAACCTTCCCACCCTGGCAGCGCACCCGGCGTGGCGCCTGGCGCGCTGGCCACTGGACGCACCGGTCTATGCGTTCCTGGCGTGGATGCTTTACCGGGTCGGCGCCGGGTTCGTCGCCGGCACGTACGCCGGCGTCGATTTTCTCCTGAACGCCGCTCTCCTTCTGGCCGCCTATCTGCTGGCCGTACGCGCGGGTACCCGCGCCGCGCTCGGCCGCCGGGCTGCCAGCCTCGCCAGGCACGTCGCCGGCCGGGCGCGCTCGGCGCTGGACGCCGACGCCGCACAGGCTCGCAGTGCCACGCGGGAGCGGGTCGGCGAGGCGAGAGCGGCCCTCGACCGGCTTTGCAGCTTACCCGAGCTCTGGCGGGCCGAACTCGGTAGCGGGTGA
- a CDS encoding HEAT repeat domain-containing protein, protein MMRSQSARCPVAVGLVLVGLLGTGAAQGQVPVDTKHGPAILGAWQSAVPAERLALMAALLDDRANATLALRAAVVAGDAPTRAAACRLLGEMRDRASLPALLAATHDAEPAVQAHAVTALRILRDPAAAPRLRELVRGAADRAVLKRAMAALAEVGADADQVIVRSRLTDPDISVRVIAAGSLAMLGSPEAEAVLLAAIDGDDARAQKNATYALGFVGTATARARLADILADPRGRWKSYAAMGMAQMDAAVQTPAAQAAAFERLARGTDRIVAHWAMDRLADTPGPEADAALERLAGRSGRAGQRAVVRLRTRGGR, encoded by the coding sequence ATGATGCGCAGTCAGTCGGCCCGCTGCCCGGTGGCAGTCGGGCTCGTTCTGGTCGGACTTTTGGGGACCGGTGCCGCTCAGGGGCAGGTGCCCGTGGACACGAAGCACGGCCCGGCGATCCTCGGGGCGTGGCAGTCGGCCGTGCCGGCGGAGCGTCTGGCGCTGATGGCGGCGCTGCTCGACGATCGGGCCAACGCCACCCTGGCTTTGCGGGCGGCGGTGGTCGCTGGCGACGCGCCGACGCGCGCGGCGGCCTGCAGGCTCCTCGGTGAGATGCGCGACCGCGCGTCCCTGCCGGCACTGCTGGCTGCGACCCACGATGCCGAACCGGCCGTGCAGGCGCACGCGGTGACCGCGCTGCGCATTCTCCGCGACCCCGCGGCGGCACCCCGTTTGCGGGAGCTGGTACGCGGTGCGGCCGACCGGGCCGTCTTGAAACGTGCCATGGCGGCGCTCGCCGAAGTGGGCGCGGACGCCGACCAGGTCATCGTGCGTTCCCGTCTGACCGATCCGGACATTTCCGTAAGAGTTATCGCGGCGGGTTCGCTGGCCATGCTGGGCAGCCCCGAGGCGGAAGCGGTGTTGCTCGCGGCCATCGACGGCGATGATGCCCGGGCACAGAAGAACGCGACTTACGCCCTCGGTTTCGTTGGCACCGCGACCGCGCGTGCCAGGCTCGCGGATATCCTCGCCGACCCGCGCGGGCGCTGGAAGAGCTATGCCGCAATGGGCATGGCGCAGATGGATGCCGCCGTGCAGACCCCGGCGGCACAGGCCGCAGCCTTCGAGCGGCTTGCCCGCGGAACGGACCGGATCGTGGCGCACTGGGCCATGGATCGTCTGGCCGACACCCCGGGGCCCGAGGCGGACGCCGCTTTGGAACGGCTTGCCGGCCGTTCCGGACGGGCTGGGCAGCGCGCCGTCGTCAGGCTGCGTACCAGAGGAGGGCGGTGA
- a CDS encoding OB-fold domain-containing protein — MASVDSFPRFAPTPETAPFWEGVRNRVLRLPRCRTCNAYHFYPRPLCPYCWSRDLEWVTVGGRGRLHSFVINQRPPKHVGPGPIVLAMVELDEGPRLMTELVGIDPDPARLRCDMPVEVVFEAAGEGVVLPKFRPRGAR, encoded by the coding sequence ATGGCCTCCGTCGACTCGTTCCCCCGGTTCGCCCCGACGCCCGAGACGGCGCCGTTCTGGGAGGGCGTTCGCAACCGCGTTCTGCGCCTGCCCCGGTGCCGTACCTGTAATGCGTATCACTTCTACCCGCGACCCCTGTGCCCGTATTGCTGGTCGCGCGATCTCGAGTGGGTGACCGTCGGGGGCCGCGGCCGGTTGCACAGCTTTGTGATCAACCAGCGGCCGCCGAAGCACGTCGGTCCCGGGCCGATCGTCCTGGCGATGGTCGAGCTCGACGAAGGACCTCGCCTGATGACGGAGCTAGTCGGGATCGACCCGGACCCGGCCCGGTTGCGCTGCGATATGCCGGTTGAAGTGGTCTTCGAGGCGGCCGGCGAGGGAGTGGTTCTACCGAAGTTCAGGCCACGAGGGGCGCGATGA
- a CDS encoding acetyl-CoA acetyltransferase, producing MIRDSQALRGTVAIVGVAESDELGKLPHKSALQLHLEAAANAIADAGVAREDIDAVFTSGRNMACDVPEYLGLQPRFVGGTQVGGCSFLLHVEHAMAAIAAGLCEVALITHGESGASRVGMPAMRRGDDSVNAQFELPYGHVGPVTGYGLMASRHMYEFGTTHEQLAEVAVATRKWAALNPRALMRDRLTIAEVLASRWVSWPFHLLDCCLVTDGGGAVVITAAERAVDLRKPPVYVLGTGTCATHQMVSQMPSFSRWIAAEVAGARAFRMAGVSHADIDVAELYDAFTITPILALEALGFCERGEGGPFVSGQRTAPGGEFPMNTNGGGLSYTHTGMYGIFTLIEAVHQLRGECGPRQVPDARIALCHGTGGIWSAAATAILAREK from the coding sequence ATGATTCGTGACAGTCAGGCCCTGCGCGGCACAGTGGCGATCGTCGGCGTCGCGGAGTCCGACGAACTCGGCAAGTTGCCGCACAAGTCGGCGTTGCAGTTACACCTGGAAGCCGCGGCCAACGCGATCGCCGATGCCGGCGTCGCCCGCGAGGACATCGACGCCGTGTTCACTTCCGGGCGCAACATGGCCTGCGACGTGCCGGAATACCTGGGTCTGCAGCCGCGGTTCGTCGGCGGCACGCAGGTCGGGGGCTGCTCCTTCCTGCTGCACGTCGAACACGCAATGGCGGCGATCGCCGCCGGTCTTTGCGAGGTAGCCCTGATCACGCACGGCGAAAGCGGGGCCTCGCGCGTCGGCATGCCGGCGATGCGCCGTGGCGACGATTCCGTCAACGCGCAGTTCGAGCTTCCGTACGGGCACGTGGGACCGGTGACCGGCTACGGCCTGATGGCAAGCCGGCACATGTACGAGTTCGGCACCACTCACGAGCAACTGGCCGAAGTCGCCGTGGCAACGCGCAAATGGGCGGCATTGAACCCCCGGGCACTCATGCGCGATCGGCTGACGATCGCCGAGGTACTGGCCTCGCGATGGGTGTCATGGCCGTTCCACCTGCTCGACTGTTGCCTGGTCACCGACGGTGGCGGCGCCGTCGTCATCACTGCGGCCGAACGGGCCGTCGACCTTCGCAAGCCTCCCGTCTACGTGCTCGGCACGGGAACATGCGCGACGCACCAGATGGTCAGTCAGATGCCGTCTTTTTCCCGCTGGATTGCGGCCGAGGTCGCCGGGGCCCGGGCCTTCCGCATGGCCGGCGTGAGCCATGCCGACATCGACGTTGCCGAACTGTACGACGCCTTCACGATCACGCCGATCCTCGCCCTCGAGGCCCTCGGCTTCTGCGAACGCGGCGAGGGTGGGCCCTTCGTCAGCGGACAGCGCACGGCACCGGGCGGCGAGTTCCCGATGAACACCAACGGCGGCGGCCTCTCGTACACCCACACGGGCATGTACGGTATTTTCACACTCATCGAGGCGGTGCACCAGTTACGCGGCGAGTGCGGGCCGCGCCAGGTTCCGGACGCCCGCATCGCCCTTTGCCACGGCACCGGCGGCATCTGGAGCGCCGCCGCGACGGCAATTCTGGCCCGGGAAAAGTAG
- a CDS encoding ribose-phosphate pyrophosphokinase, which translates to MNEGEMLVFAGSASPRLTGRICADLGVAVAAGELRRFSEGNLFVHVKENVRGREVFIVQSTVFPTNDNFMELLFWIDALKRASAESVTVVMPYFSYAKGDKKDEPRVSIRARVCADAIEAAGADRVVTLDLHAPQIQGFFRVPVDVLYGLPVLCAALRTKALPDLVVVSPDIGFAKQARKYAAFLDTSIAIVDKERRNHNERAEALEIIGDVQGRTAVIVDDFTISAHTLTSAATLLVERGADAVYAMVTHGVFAPGSMERLDASPIRRLLVTDSIETQPVRFADKIEVVSVAPLFAEAIRRIHQRESVSVLFPA; encoded by the coding sequence GTGAACGAGGGCGAAATGCTCGTGTTTGCCGGCAGTGCCAGCCCGCGGTTGACGGGTCGGATATGCGCCGATCTCGGCGTCGCGGTTGCCGCCGGAGAGCTGCGCCGCTTTTCCGAAGGGAACCTCTTCGTGCACGTCAAGGAGAACGTGCGCGGGCGCGAGGTTTTCATTGTGCAGTCGACCGTCTTTCCGACCAACGACAACTTCATGGAACTGCTGTTCTGGATCGACGCACTCAAGCGCGCCAGCGCCGAGTCCGTCACCGTCGTCATGCCGTACTTCAGCTACGCCAAGGGCGACAAGAAAGACGAGCCGCGCGTGTCGATCCGGGCGCGCGTGTGCGCCGACGCCATCGAGGCGGCGGGGGCGGACCGGGTTGTCACGCTGGATCTGCACGCGCCTCAGATCCAGGGGTTCTTTCGAGTGCCGGTCGACGTCCTCTACGGCCTGCCGGTGTTGTGTGCGGCGCTGCGGACCAAGGCCCTCCCCGATCTCGTGGTTGTCTCGCCCGATATCGGCTTCGCCAAGCAAGCCCGCAAGTACGCCGCGTTCCTCGATACCTCGATCGCCATCGTCGACAAGGAGCGCCGGAATCACAACGAGCGCGCCGAGGCACTGGAAATCATCGGGGACGTACAGGGACGCACGGCGGTGATCGTCGACGACTTCACCATCTCGGCCCACACGCTGACCTCCGCCGCGACCCTGCTGGTCGAACGGGGGGCCGACGCCGTGTATGCGATGGTGACCCACGGGGTTTTCGCGCCCGGGTCGATGGAGCGTCTCGATGCGAGCCCGATTCGGCGCTTGCTGGTGACGGACTCGATCGAGACGCAACCGGTGCGCTTTGCGGACAAGATCGAGGTGGTCTCGGTTGCCCCGCTGTTCGCCGAAGCGATCCGGCGCATCCATCAGCGCGAGAGCGTCAGCGTGCTGTTCCCCGCGTGA
- the nadB gene encoding L-aspartate oxidase has product MESDFLVIGSGLAGLTFALQAARHGRVTVVTKDRLLESATQYAQGGIAAVWSPEDSFDAHGRDTMRAGADLCHSDVVDLVVREGPDRIRDLIALGTRFSLRPGSDDAAGEGGYDLGREGGHSYRRVLHASDVTGSEIMRALAEAVRREPNIAVRERHLAVDLIVDARLDPAIATPTCWGAYLLDVETGQVVTMSARATLLATGGAGKVYLYTSNPDIASGDGIAMAYRAGVPVANMEFIQFHPTCLFHPQAKSFLVTEAMRGEGAVLRRPEGEPFMRRYHPDAELAPRDIVARAIDNEMKVHGYEHVYLDITHRGADFVRQRFPHIYERCLTYGIDITRQPIPVVPAAHYCCGGAVTDARGATAVRRLFAAGEVAMTGLHGANRLASNSLLEAVVFGHRAAAAAVALLAAERTLPPTLPPWNPGQAVDSDESVVVSQNWDEIRRVMWNYVGIVRSNRRLARALTRITLLQEEIRDYYWDFLITGDLIELRNIALVAELIVKSAITRKESRGLHYNIDHPKRDDAAWRHDTVLVPGAPFALETDFMESLGRRGAAVRPYGLSAAEAAS; this is encoded by the coding sequence ATGGAGAGCGATTTCCTCGTCATCGGCAGTGGGCTTGCCGGGTTGACCTTCGCCCTGCAGGCGGCGCGACACGGCCGGGTCACCGTGGTCACCAAGGACCGGCTTCTCGAAAGCGCCACCCAGTACGCTCAGGGCGGCATCGCGGCGGTGTGGAGCCCGGAGGACTCGTTCGACGCGCACGGCCGCGATACGATGCGCGCCGGTGCCGACCTCTGCCACTCCGACGTTGTCGACCTCGTTGTTCGCGAGGGGCCGGACCGCATCCGCGACCTGATCGCTCTGGGCACCAGGTTTTCGCTGCGCCCCGGCTCTGACGATGCCGCCGGTGAAGGCGGTTACGACCTCGGCCGCGAAGGCGGCCATAGCTACCGCCGCGTCCTGCACGCTTCCGACGTCACCGGTTCGGAGATAATGCGCGCCCTTGCCGAGGCCGTGCGCCGCGAGCCGAACATCGCAGTGCGCGAACGCCATCTCGCCGTCGATCTGATCGTCGATGCCAGGCTCGATCCGGCGATCGCCACGCCGACTTGCTGGGGGGCCTACCTCCTCGACGTGGAAACCGGACAGGTAGTCACGATGTCGGCGCGCGCGACCCTGCTGGCGACCGGCGGTGCGGGCAAAGTCTACCTGTACACCAGCAACCCCGACATTGCCTCCGGCGACGGCATCGCCATGGCCTACCGCGCCGGCGTCCCGGTTGCCAACATGGAGTTCATCCAGTTCCACCCGACTTGCCTCTTCCACCCACAGGCGAAGTCGTTCCTGGTTACCGAGGCCATGCGCGGCGAGGGCGCCGTCTTGCGCCGTCCGGAAGGCGAGCCGTTCATGCGCCGCTATCATCCCGATGCCGAGTTGGCGCCGCGCGATATCGTCGCCCGGGCCATCGACAACGAGATGAAGGTGCACGGCTACGAGCACGTCTACCTCGACATCACGCACCGCGGCGCCGACTTCGTCCGGCAGCGCTTCCCGCACATATACGAACGCTGCCTTACCTACGGCATCGACATCACCCGCCAGCCCATTCCCGTCGTGCCGGCGGCGCATTACTGCTGCGGCGGCGCCGTTACCGACGCCCGGGGCGCAACGGCAGTACGCCGTCTGTTCGCCGCCGGCGAGGTGGCGATGACCGGCCTGCACGGCGCCAACCGCCTGGCGTCCAACTCGCTCCTCGAAGCGGTCGTTTTCGGCCACCGCGCCGCGGCCGCCGCCGTTGCCCTGCTCGCCGCCGAACGCACCCTGCCGCCGACGCTGCCACCGTGGAACCCCGGCCAGGCCGTCGACAGCGACGAGTCCGTGGTCGTATCGCAGAACTGGGACGAGATCCGGCGCGTTATGTGGAACTACGTCGGCATCGTGCGGTCGAATCGGCGGCTGGCGCGCGCGCTGACGCGCATCACCCTCCTGCAGGAGGAGATCCGCGACTACTACTGGGACTTCCTCATCACCGGCGATCTGATCGAACTGCGCAATATCGCCCTGGTCGCCGAGCTGATCGTCAAGTCGGCGATCACGCGCAAGGAAAGCCGCGGCTTGCACTACAACATCGACCATCCGAAGCGCGACGACGCGGCGTGGCGGCACGACACCGTGCTGGTGCCCGGAGCGCCGTTTGCGCTGGAGACCGATTTCATGGAGTCCCTGGGCAGGCGCGGGGCCGCGGTGCGCCCTTACGGACTGAGCGCGGCCGAGGCGGCGTCGTGA
- a CDS encoding lytic transglycosylase domain-containing protein encodes MPVRRVWQAVAVLALLASGVAARADVYMYKDRRGVLHFTNVPSDPRYNYYMPEVSSWNAVRTWRAWGSGRLGRIDGARRRAFDGIIHEVSKRHGVDTALVKAVIRAESDFSPHAVSPKGARGLMQLMPGTARMHNVWRSFEPRQNVEGGVRHLRYLLDRYGGNLRLALAAYNAGEGAVDRNGGVPPYPETWQYLSRVLRFRDLYLREQWHAGG; translated from the coding sequence ATGCCGGTGCGGAGAGTCTGGCAAGCGGTTGCCGTACTTGCGTTGCTCGCGTCGGGCGTGGCGGCCCGCGCCGACGTGTATATGTACAAGGACCGGCGCGGGGTCCTGCATTTCACGAACGTGCCGAGCGACCCGCGCTACAACTACTACATGCCCGAGGTTTCCTCCTGGAACGCGGTACGAACCTGGCGGGCGTGGGGCTCGGGGCGCCTCGGGCGCATTGACGGAGCACGCCGCCGGGCCTTCGACGGTATCATTCACGAGGTTTCGAAACGGCACGGAGTCGACACGGCGCTCGTCAAGGCGGTGATTCGTGCGGAGTCGGATTTCTCCCCCCACGCGGTATCGCCGAAGGGGGCACGAGGGCTGATGCAGCTCATGCCGGGCACGGCGCGGATGCACAACGTCTGGCGCAGCTTCGAACCCCGGCAGAACGTCGAGGGCGGAGTCAGGCACCTGCGCTACCTGCTCGATCGCTATGGCGGCAATTTGCGGCTGGCGCTGGCGGCCTACAATGCCGGCGAGGGCGCGGTGGACCGCAACGGCGGCGTGCCGCCCTATCCGGAAACGTGGCAGTACCTGAGCCGTGTCCTGCGTTTCCGCGACCTTTATTTGCGCGAGCAATGGCACGCGGGCGGCTAG
- the pgsA gene encoding CDP-diacylglycerol--glycerol-3-phosphate 3-phosphatidyltransferase produces the protein MRPPTQTPVVSFVGLANLPNLLTVIRILLIPLLVVLLMHPGRAASLAAAATFFVACWSDFFDGYLARRWNITTTFGKLLDPMADKLLVAAALVMLVGMDRQPAVPAWMVVVIVGREIAVTGLRAIAVGEGVVLAAEELGKYKTVFQMLAVHGLLLHYDFLGIDFYAAGMYFLWFSLAIGLWSGIDYHVKVIRQMVRG, from the coding sequence GTGCGCCCGCCGACGCAGACCCCTGTGGTATCGTTTGTCGGCCTGGCCAACCTGCCGAATCTGCTCACGGTCATCCGTATTCTCCTCATCCCGCTGCTGGTGGTGCTGCTGATGCACCCGGGGCGCGCGGCGAGTCTGGCGGCGGCGGCAACCTTCTTCGTGGCCTGCTGGTCCGACTTCTTCGACGGTTACCTGGCGCGACGCTGGAACATCACAACGACGTTCGGCAAGCTGCTCGACCCGATGGCGGACAAGCTGCTGGTGGCGGCGGCGCTAGTCATGCTCGTCGGTATGGATCGGCAGCCGGCGGTTCCGGCATGGATGGTGGTGGTGATCGTCGGCCGGGAGATCGCGGTAACCGGCCTGCGTGCCATCGCGGTCGGCGAGGGAGTGGTGCTGGCGGCGGAGGAGCTGGGCAAGTACAAGACGGTCTTCCAGATGCTGGCGGTGCACGGGTTGCTGCTGCACTACGACTTCCTCGGCATCGATTTCTACGCCGCGGGCATGTACTTCCTGTGGTTCTCGCTGGCGATCGGCCTGTGGTCGGGCATCGACTACCACGTCAAGGTGATTCGGCAGATGGTGCGCGGGTGA
- a CDS encoding type II toxin-antitoxin system VapC family toxin, protein MSLYVDTSALLKRYISEDESDACERILLGDPSWITARHTWVEVVRNLARLLAGSDRTRMKKTFAADWLRFHVIELDDTTCRRAGEMAETLQVRTLDALHLAAAERAGGSALPFVTYDLRQAQAARSLGWTVLGR, encoded by the coding sequence GTGAGCCTGTACGTCGACACGAGCGCCTTGCTCAAGCGTTACATCAGCGAGGACGAGAGCGACGCCTGCGAGCGCATTCTGCTGGGCGACCCCTCTTGGATCACGGCCCGACACACCTGGGTGGAGGTCGTCCGCAATCTTGCCAGGTTACTCGCCGGTTCCGACCGCACGCGCATGAAGAAGACCTTCGCCGCCGACTGGTTGCGCTTCCACGTCATCGAGCTCGACGACACGACGTGCCGGCGGGCCGGCGAGATGGCAGAGACGCTCCAGGTCCGCACGCTCGATGCGCTGCACCTCGCCGCAGCCGAGCGCGCCGGGGGCTCGGCGCTGCCGTTCGTCACGTACGACCTCCGCCAGGCACAGGCGGCGCGTTCGCTCGGCTGGACTGTCCTCGGCCGCTAG